In Chloracidobacterium sp., the following proteins share a genomic window:
- a CDS encoding arylesterase: MAGRTPTTPEPRSKLPKIIALGDSLTAGFGLTERESYPYLLQEKLRADGFAYEVVNAGVSGDTTIGGLERAEWVFDQDNAAVLILELGANDLLRGVPVANIRKNLDQIIRKAKAKNLRVLLCGMLAPPTMGAEYQREFTMVFPDLAAEHKVKFLPFLLDGVALKKELNQADGIHPNAAGARIMTDNVYKALKPLL; the protein is encoded by the coding sequence ATGGCAGGCAGGACACCTACGACGCCCGAGCCGCGTTCGAAATTGCCGAAGATCATCGCGCTTGGCGATAGTTTGACCGCTGGATTTGGACTTACTGAACGAGAGTCATATCCGTACCTGTTACAGGAAAAGCTGAGGGCGGACGGATTTGCCTACGAGGTTGTGAATGCCGGTGTGTCGGGTGATACGACGATTGGCGGACTGGAGCGGGCGGAATGGGTCTTCGACCAGGACAATGCAGCAGTATTGATCCTCGAATTGGGTGCAAATGACCTGCTCCGCGGCGTACCGGTTGCCAACATCAGGAAGAATCTCGATCAGATCATACGAAAGGCAAAGGCCAAGAACCTTCGCGTGCTGCTCTGCGGAATGCTCGCGCCGCCGACGATGGGAGCAGAGTATCAACGGGAGTTTACGATGGTGTTTCCCGATCTCGCCGCCGAACACAAGGTTAAGTTCCTGCCGTTCCTGCTTGATGGCGTCGCCCTTAAGAAGGAATTGAATCAGGCCGACGGCATTCATCCGAATGCGGCCGGCGCCCGTATAATGACCGATAATGTTTATAAGGCCCTAAAGCCGTTGCTATAA
- a CDS encoding DUF305 domain-containing protein has protein sequence MTRIIRLAIVILSLALSLVAQESGAAPLIVQPGAPGQPTKVLPATTRAVLAPVAVRDVEFMQGMIHHHAQAVEMTALIDDRTTNKELKLLGARISHSQAEEIRFMERWLAARGKPTSMAAKAASGGHEHHHMPGMEMKVDPIMMPGMLTPKQMDALSNAKGTAFDRLFLTGMIQHHEGALVMVQDLFGTAGAGQEAEIFNFATDVDSGQRAEIKRMQTLLGEEP, from the coding sequence ATGACTCGAATTATTCGATTAGCGATCGTTATCTTATCCTTGGCTCTTTCGCTAGTGGCGCAAGAGAGCGGGGCCGCTCCGCTTATCGTTCAGCCCGGGGCTCCGGGCCAGCCGACCAAGGTTTTGCCTGCCACAACCCGTGCGGTGCTCGCACCCGTAGCGGTGAGGGACGTAGAGTTCATGCAGGGTATGATCCATCATCATGCTCAGGCCGTTGAGATGACGGCGCTGATAGATGATAGGACGACGAACAAGGAACTTAAGCTGCTCGGGGCGCGTATTAGCCACTCGCAGGCTGAGGAAATACGCTTTATGGAACGTTGGCTTGCTGCTCGCGGCAAACCAACATCCATGGCGGCGAAAGCTGCCAGCGGCGGACATGAGCATCATCATATGCCCGGTATGGAGATGAAGGTCGATCCGATAATGATGCCGGGAATGCTTACGCCGAAGCAGATGGATGCCCTGAGTAACGCAAAAGGCACGGCCTTCGACCGACTGTTTTTGACGGGCATGATCCAGCATCATGAGGGAGCGCTTGTGATGGTGCAGGACCTCTTCGGTACTGCCGGGGCAGGCCAGGAGGCTGAGATCTTCAATTTCGCGACTGATGTTGACAGCGGTCAGCGGGCAGAGATCAAGAGAATGCAAACATTACTCGGTGAGGAACCGTAA